CACTTGATTTTTGTTTAACCAAAGAGCAGGTGGTGAATGTGACAGCACCTGTCTGTTTTATTGGTGTGCGTCTGGTTATACGCACACAGATGCACGATGTCGGTGGCCAGGACTGGATTGAAACCAGCTGTTGTTAAAGCTATAGCACATGGTCACTCCAAGGTTAAACTGTATTGAAAAATGTATGCTTAGAACACCTCTGCACATTTAGGTTTTGTGCTGTTTCATAAACTTAAGGCCATGTTTGGAGTCACCAGATCAAATTTCCATCAGTGATTGACTGTTGTTGAGAATAATTTTTAATCTTCTAGTCAGTCCGATAACATTTTACTAGGTATTTTATTAGATGGTACAAAATGTAAACTTTGGGTAGAGGATGTGAATCAAAGCCGTTTTTTAGTTAGAATAAAATAGGTTTGCAGTAAAATGACAACTAATGTTAGCACAGGGGGAAATAGACCTGTGTTAGAATACATAGCCATTGTAATCCTCTGATTTTGTGTGTGAACAAAAGGGTATTAAAAGTACTGGTTACACAAGCATCTCCGTCCTGTTTCTGCCATCTTGTCATGAGTCCGCACAAGTCGACTACTGACATCGTTTACTGTCAGTAGACGCAAAAGGAGGAGCTTTTCAGGCCTCTGGATCAGCTCTTATATTTATGATGACATAGGCAAGTGTTAAACACAGGCCATACACTCTCCTCCATGACATCAGTGGTCGAGTTGTACGGGCTTATGGCAAGGTGGCTGTCTTTGATACACGTTTTCTCAATGGTTAAGGTTAGGACTCTGTGGTGGACAATCcatgtgtgaaaatgatgtttctgtttcatttgAACTGTATCTCCAGGGAAAAAGCTATATTTATGAAAAAActtgtcttttcctttgtttttataaaaattaAAGCAACTGCAGTTCACAGTATTGCCTCCATAGACTTACATGGATAAGTCTGATGGGTGCATAAATGTATCCTGTCCTGAACTCAAGCAATATTGATGACACTTCCTTTTACCGAGAAGAAACCTCTGACAGAACCAGGCTAATGGGAGGGATGTATCTCAACAGATCAGAGGACACCTGGAGAGAGAAACTGAGCATTAAGAGGTGAACTATAACAATACACACCGGGGAGGTCATGTGGTGACCAGCAAGCACAGGTCAAAAACATGCAGATCTAGAGGCACAGACTATACCTGAAGGAAGGAGCAAGAGATTCAGGACATACAGAAAAATCACAAGGAGACGGGCACAAATATTTAATTGTATGACGAATGTAAGAGAAGAGAGTAAAGAAGCTCACTGCATTACTGGAGCTCCCTCAGCAAATGGGAACTATAAACATGACTAAAGGATGGTCCAGGGTCACCTgaaccatcactaacagcaAGTATGTTCAAAATaggacttttttcttcttttttacattAAAATTGAAGCTGGTTCACAAGAAAGAAGGCTCTTCTTCCTGTTTTTAACTGCTAAAATCACAGTATAAGAGGTAATTGTTTTTACTTTGTCCATATGATTAAAAATGGAAACTAAATAATCAAACACATTAAAAGTAGTCCAGCAGATAAAAAGGGAAATTACATGAAATGTGATGTgctattaataaataataacagtACATTAAATCTAAATACatgtaggaaaaaaaatagtAGCTGACACAAATgcgtaaataaatatttagggACATTTTACAATTCGAGCCAGCTAAGACACCAGGAGTGGAGTCACATGAGAAGGATATTGGTACCACTATCAATACTGTCAGATGACATTTGTTGTCGATTGGCCTGAAATTAATATGTTGAATATAACTTGATAATGCTCTGACAATTGACAATTTGCCATGTTTTGGTACTGCAAAGCTAATAAATTTGTGAATCATGAATTTAACACGAAGTAGTTGTCTATATGTACTTCAGTTCGTGTACACGATTTGGCACTGATGTGTTGGTAaagtaacactttttttttgtgcataccAATGTGAACTAGCAGTAGATTCAAAGATCTAGTAACGTCCGTCTGTGGTTGCCATTATTTAGTGAGTAAGACACAACTCAAAAATGTGGCATAGAAACACTGCCACCAGCAGAGCAgtacaaaagtcaaaatgtatacCTGATGTCATTCATTCATGTATATTTTAATGTATTACTAACTATTATCTAGACTTATTTGGGTATAATATAAACTTAATTTAGTTTATATATTAAGTTTAATGAAACTTAATGGAAACGCATTAACCTGAAGAGCAAGTTTcaagctttatttattttatttttttatgttaaatataaacattatgactttacaGGACGACTGTATCAGGTGGAGTATGCAATGGAAGCAATCGGTCACGCTGGAACATGTCTGGGAATTCTGGCAAATGATGGAGTGCTGCTAGCAGCAGAGAGACGCAACATCCACAAACTGCTTGATGAGGTTTTCTTCTCGGAGAAGATCTACAAGCTCAATGAGTGAGTGAAATAAACCGCAGCTCCTTGTTCTACAACTTTGTCCTTCATTTTTAGCTAATTTctttggttgtgtgtgtgtgtgattatccTTTCAGAGACATGGCTTGCAGCGTAGCCGGGATCACATCAGATGCTAATGTACTGACAAACGAGCTTCGGCTAATTGCACAGAGGTGAGTCGGTGGCACCAAAGGTGATAATAACATGCTCAAAGTCTTGATACTTAAtgtaatttttgttttcttaaatgtttttagttgctgggggggggggcaacttATTACTGCGGGGGAGTTTGTTTTGATCATTGACTAGTTTAATTCTCTTCAGGTACTTATTGCAGTACCAGGAGCCAATACCATGCGAGCAGCTGGTCACAGCGCTGTGTGACATTAAACAAGCCTACACACAGTTCGGAGGTAAGACACATAGCAGTCTTGCTGATGTTGCTCAAGGATTCCAGCTGTTGAACGTTCTTTCATGGGAGCATCTAAAGTAATTTCTAGTATGATCATTTAGAAATAAACCTACTGGGAGAGCTCACCTGGTTAAGCAGGCACGTTGTGCACAGTCACTGCAGTCCTCTGGCAGCATTTTGCTGTGTTTTCCCCTTCTCTGTCTGTCTCACTTTCCTGTCAAAATATGGTCAACAAAGGCCACTAAAGCCACAACATCTTTATTAAAACTTAACTTAAATGTCAGATTTGTAAATGAGCCCTAAGCGTTTGTCAAAACACAAGCTGGACTTTGATATTTTATAACACCTTTCTTCCTTGGTTTTGCAGGTAAGAGACCGTTTGGTGTTTCTCTGCTGTACATGGGCTGGGACAAACATTATGGCTTCCAGTTGTACCAGAGTGACCCCAGCGGCAATTATGGAGGCTGGAAGGCTACTTGCATTGGCAACAACAGTGCTGTAAGTCAGAAATTACTCTTTAAAATATGTCAGATCTTATCAACAGAACAGTGGGGAATAAGTGATGTTTTAAGCACCTGCCCTGATAAATATACACCATACTCTTAAGTCATTGATTATATACAATTCAATACTGCTTTCAATGAAAAAGTAGAGGTCAGGGCATCCATACATAATGGTATATCTTTACTAAACTCCTCGCTGGTGTGGTGTTTACCTTGTTGGCTCCAGGCTGCAGTATCCATGTTAAAGCAGGACTACAAAGAGGGAGAGATGACTCTGTCCTCTGCACTTGCTTTGGCCGTCAAAGTCCTCAACAAAACAATGGATGTCAGCAAACTCTCGGCAGAGAAAGGTGAGATTGAAGGAGCCTTTTTAAAAGTGTTTGTTCTGGTATTTCATATAAAATTAAAGAGTCATCAATGCAGAAGTTGGAGCTGATTTTGAGCTACACTATCTGCCAGATGGTGCAGCTGTAGGATAAGAAACCAAGTGATGTACATTTTTTCCCTAAAGTTTAATATTTGTCGTTGCTGAAAATCCTTTGGGGTGGCGACCCGTGGTTTATAATAACacgtactgttttgttttttttcagtggaGATTGCCACCTTGACACGAGAAGAGGGGAAAACCAAAATCAAAGTGCTGAAACAGAAAGAAGTAGAAGAACTCATCAAGAGGCATGAGGCCGAAGAGGCCAAggctgaaaaagacaaaaaggagAAGGAGCAGAAGGAGAAAGACAAATAAGAAAAGTGCCCACCTCCCCCCACATTTATTTCAGCAAATATAttgttttgttctcttttaCAATAAACTTCTAGAAACTGATGGATGTGTGGATGTCTGAGCATTTACCGTTGCTACGTATTGCTAAAAGTAACATGTATTTTATGTCTTATCAAAACACAAGTGTACGTTTGGGTTTTTATAAATCCTTTTCAATTGGAGGAAATTATAAACTACAACAGTAAACGAATAAATGGATGGGGATTTAGTTATATAATTACAACTGGAAAGATTAGCTTTTTGCAACCTTTAGTTTTCAACATGACAGTTTTCAGCCTTATGCAGGGGCCTAAAGAGGGTTGGAAGAGTGCATCAGTTATTTCAGTTTAGTTACTGATTAACAAGCGCATCAGTTTGGGCTTTTGAGGTATGGACTTACAGatgtttgcaaaaaaaaaatgtagcaaCTATCCCATACAGCAGTGGTCTCCAACCTTTTCtgcaccgcggaccggtttaatgtctgacaatattttcacggtcCAATTGAATTCTTATTGTTATTAAAAGCcaggcatttattttatttgttatatatcaaggagaccgatatttagtgattttattttgaaggcgtctcgccgagaacttgtaaacatccggcgttTCGGactttaagctgtaaaccatgatcagcaatattaaaataataaaaggcttgcaatatttcagttgatttgtaatgaatccagaatgtatgacatttttgtttttgaaattgcattacagaaaatcactattcaaattttctgagacagtcctgtataccagACTACCCCAAGGCTATTGTGAGAGTCCAACTACTTACATTCAAGTGATTGAGAGTGCAAATCTGGCTAAATTCCAACTTCCAGAGGGAAGCCAAGTGTTCCTGTATGTAGATGATATTTTACTAGCTTCCCCTGACATGGAGACATGACACGTtatgcagcacggtggcttagtggttagcactgttgcctcacagcaagaaggtgcccggttcgactcccaggcccggcaggggtctttctgtgtggagtttgcatgttctccccgtgcttgcgtgggttctctccgggtactccggcttcctcccacagtccaaaaacatgcatattaggttaattgatgattctaaattgcccgtaggtgtgagtgtgattgtgagcatggtttgtgtgtctatatgccctgtgatggactggtgacctgtccagggtgtaacccctgcctctcacctaaaatgagctgggataggctccagcagacccccgtgaccccgcaagggataaagcgggtaagataatggatggatggatggatgtctcagaaaattagaatattgtgataaagttcttcattttctgtaatgcaattaaaaaaaaccaaaatgtcatacattctggattcattacaaatcaactgaaatattgcaagccttttattattttaatattgctgattatggcttacagtttaagattaagattcccagaatattcaaattttttgagataggatatttgagttttcttaagcatgatcagcaatattaaaataataaaaggcttgcaatatttcagttgatttgtaatgaatccagaatgtatgacatttttgtttttgtaattgcattacagaaaatcacaatattctaattttctgagacagtcctgtatattttaaTGGGCCTCAGGTTTGGAAATCCTGGAATAACATTAAAAGCTTAAGGATTTGAAGGAACAAAAGTCCTAACAAGAACAAGTTGAATAAGCTGAAGGTTTTGATACTAGAATGGCTTAAATAGCTGAAAAAATGTGGAACTAGTTAgccagcaaaaaatggcagatgatataataaaaaaggCTGCATCTCTTTTGAAAATGCAGGGTTGAACGCAAGCTGAACTTTTCTGAAAAAACAGCTGAACTGCTGGAAATCAAAGAAATGACTAAAGTGAAGTGAAAATTAGAAGAAAATGGCAAAACATATAGCTCAAACATTTGAAAACTCTTGCGATGATGGAAGAAGAGAGGAGCTGAAGACAGTGAAAAGAGGAATATTTGCTAATGAGAAAAAGATGGGCCTAAGACAGGAAGACAAGTTGAAGAGAGGAAGATGAGCTGGAGAAAACAAGTCAACCTTAAAAGGGGAATATcagctggagaggagaataagCACTGAAAAGAGGAAGATCGGCTGAAGAAAGACACTTTTGAAGAGAGGAGGATCAGTTGAAGAATTTAGCCAAAACTCTCGCAGAATGATTGAATTAAAAAGGTGGCTAAAAGCCACAAACGGAAGCATTGAGAGCTGAAGTagtgtttattttaaataaaattgttgGACTGTATGAAGAAGATGAAAAACCTTTTCATGTGCTAAAGAACTTGAAATTCATCCAAAAAAAGA
This genomic interval from Cololabis saira isolate AMF1-May2022 chromosome 2, fColSai1.1, whole genome shotgun sequence contains the following:
- the psma4 gene encoding proteasome subunit alpha type-4 isoform X1, translated to MSRRYDSRTTIFSPEGRLYQVEYAMEAIGHAGTCLGILANDGVLLAAERRNIHKLLDEVFFSEKIYKLNEDMACSVAGITSDANVLTNELRLIAQRYLLQYQEPIPCEQLVTALCDIKQAYTQFGGKRPFGVSLLYMGWDKHYGFQLYQSDPSGNYGGWKATCIGNNSAAAVSMLKQDYKEGEMTLSSALALAVKVLNKTMDVSKLSAEKVEIATLTREEGKTKIKVLKQKEVEELIKRHEAEEAKAEKDKKEKEQKEKDK